A single region of the Helicobacter colisuis genome encodes:
- the ilvC gene encoding ketol-acid reductoisomerase, whose protein sequence is MALQVYYDKDCDLGLIQKKKVAIIGFGSQGHAHAENLRDSGVEVVIGLYKGGKSWAKAEAKNFKVLEVSEATKWADVVMILIPDELQADVFERDIKANLSEDKIIAFGHGFNIHFGQIKAPKGVGVIMVAPKAPGHTVRSEFVKGGGIPDLIAVEQDTSKGDAKAIALSYASAIGGGRSGIIETTFKDETETDLFGEQAVLCGGVSSLIKAGFETLVEAGYPEEMAYFECLHELKLIVDLIYEGGLANMRYSISNTAEYGDMVSGPRVINAESKKAMKEILSDIQEGRFAKDFILERKAGYARMNAERKNLANHKIEQVGEKLRAMMPWIGANKLVDQNKN, encoded by the coding sequence ATGGCATTGCAAGTGTATTATGACAAAGATTGTGATTTAGGATTAATCCAAAAGAAAAAGGTGGCGATTATTGGTTTTGGGTCTCAAGGACACGCACACGCGGAAAACTTACGAGATTCTGGAGTGGAAGTTGTTATTGGGCTTTATAAAGGTGGTAAAAGCTGGGCAAAAGCAGAAGCAAAAAACTTCAAAGTCCTTGAAGTAAGTGAAGCTACAAAATGGGCTGATGTAGTGATGATTCTAATCCCTGATGAATTACAAGCCGATGTGTTTGAACGCGATATAAAAGCAAATTTGAGTGAAGATAAAATCATTGCTTTTGGACACGGATTTAATATCCATTTTGGACAAATCAAAGCACCAAAAGGCGTAGGCGTGATTATGGTAGCACCAAAAGCACCCGGACACACAGTGCGAAGCGAATTTGTAAAAGGTGGCGGAATCCCTGATCTCATCGCGGTAGAGCAAGATACAAGCAAAGGTGATGCAAAAGCGATTGCACTAAGCTATGCGAGTGCGATTGGCGGTGGTAGAAGTGGGATTATTGAAACGACTTTTAAAGATGAAACTGAAACCGATCTTTTTGGTGAGCAAGCCGTGCTTTGCGGTGGCGTAAGTAGTCTTATTAAAGCAGGATTTGAAACACTTGTAGAGGCTGGATACCCTGAAGAAATGGCGTATTTTGAATGTTTGCATGAGCTTAAGCTAATCGTGGATTTAATCTATGAAGGTGGCTTGGCAAATATGCGATATTCTATCTCAAATACCGCAGAATACGGCGATATGGTAAGCGGTCCTAGAGTGATTAATGCTGAATCTAAAAAAGCAATGAAAGAGATTTTGAGCGACATTCAAGAAGGACGCTTTGCAAAAGACTTTATTTTAGAGCGTAAAGCAGGTTATGCGAGAATGAATGCAGAACGCAAAAATCTAGCCAACCATAAAATCGAGCAAGTGGGTGAAAAACTTCGCGCTATGATGCCTTGGATTGGCGCAAACAAGCTTGTCGATCAAAATAAAAACTAA
- a CDS encoding YifB family Mg chelatase-like AAA ATPase translates to MALNLLYCAAQEGLEAREVEVEVSFTKALPSFQITGLAGNAIQESRQRIQSSLLFSDFKFPPLKISVNLSPSDLPKQGSFYDLPIALLIALYGHCDLEFDNKEPQKYFAFGELGLDGRVKDTPSIYPLLFSLLSRQENQDGIFILPKSAKGFYSTLPNLKAYFVETLKEAIEILKYPPPLESTITNLPFDYEIINDEKYYLNTHFPLDFKDIIGQERAKRAALIAACGFHNILFEGSAGSGKSMIASRIPYILPPLKLSEILQLASTTLKLSAQRPFRNPHNSATKAAILGSAVGQNIKYGEISLAHLGVLFFDELPHFPKNTLESLREPLENHHFTISRLQAKITCPTDFMFIGAMNPCPCGNLLSVSKECRCNQKEINTYRNKISDPFWDRLDLFVAMQESAHTKHTITSKEMHTQVLNAFRFQKTRNQKCFNARLEGENLKDFCALGNQEQEILELAKDRFSLSYRAINKILRTARSIADLALSEKISKEHLLEALSYRKAS, encoded by the coding sequence ATGGCTCTAAACCTTCTTTATTGCGCCGCTCAAGAAGGTTTAGAAGCTAGAGAAGTGGAGGTAGAAGTAAGCTTTACAAAAGCGCTTCCCTCTTTTCAAATCACCGGATTAGCAGGTAATGCAATCCAAGAATCACGCCAAAGAATTCAATCTTCCCTGCTTTTTAGTGATTTCAAATTTCCTCCTTTAAAAATAAGTGTCAATCTCTCCCCATCAGATCTTCCCAAACAAGGTAGCTTTTATGATTTACCTATTGCACTTTTGATAGCACTTTATGGTCATTGCGATTTAGAATTTGACAATAAAGAGCCTCAAAAATATTTTGCCTTTGGAGAATTGGGGCTTGATGGAAGAGTTAAAGATACTCCTTCTATTTATCCTCTACTTTTTTCTCTTTTAAGTCGTCAAGAAAATCAAGATGGTATTTTCATACTTCCCAAAAGCGCAAAAGGTTTTTACTCCACACTGCCTAATTTAAAAGCTTATTTTGTAGAAACACTTAAAGAAGCCATTGAAATTTTAAAATACCCTCCACCTTTAGAATCTACAATAACCAATCTGCCCTTTGACTATGAAATAATCAATGATGAAAAATATTATTTAAACACCCATTTTCCGTTAGATTTTAAAGACATTATCGGGCAAGAAAGAGCCAAAAGAGCAGCACTTATAGCCGCTTGTGGATTCCATAATATTTTGTTTGAAGGTAGCGCTGGAAGTGGAAAAAGTATGATAGCCTCTAGAATCCCCTATATTCTACCTCCTCTTAAACTTTCTGAAATCCTGCAACTTGCTTCCACAACTCTAAAACTTTCTGCACAGCGCCCCTTTAGAAATCCACATAATAGCGCCACAAAAGCAGCAATTCTTGGAAGTGCCGTTGGGCAGAATATCAAATATGGAGAAATTAGTCTTGCACATCTTGGAGTTTTGTTTTTTGATGAATTGCCCCACTTCCCAAAAAATACTTTAGAATCACTACGAGAGCCTTTGGAAAATCACCATTTTACTATCTCGCGCCTCCAAGCAAAAATTACCTGCCCCACAGATTTTATGTTTATTGGAGCAATGAATCCCTGTCCTTGTGGAAATTTGTTAAGCGTTTCAAAAGAATGTCGCTGCAACCAAAAAGAAATCAACACCTATAGAAATAAGATTTCTGATCCTTTTTGGGATAGATTAGATTTATTTGTAGCTATGCAAGAGAGCGCACACACCAAGCACACCATAACTTCAAAAGAAATGCATACTCAAGTTTTAAATGCCTTTAGATTTCAAAAAACACGCAACCAAAAATGCTTCAATGCAAGATTAGAGGGGGAGAATCTAAAAGATTTTTGTGCTTTAGGCAATCAAGAACAAGAAATCTTGGAGTTAGCTAAAGATCGCTTTTCTCTCTCTTATAGGGCGATAAATAAAATATTAAGAACTGCAAGAAGTATCGCTGATTTAGCTCTAAGCGAAAAAATTTCAAAAGAACATTTACTGGAGGCTTTAAGCTATCGCAAAGCTTCCTAA
- the nikA gene encoding nickel ABC transporter substrate-binding protein, with protein sequence MLLSPLFGREITSAWAVNAGNLNPHLYSPNQMYAQIMLYQSLVRFDGEKFIGEVAKSWEVSKDGKTYTFFLKDNLVFSDGSPLDAYAIEINFKAILENKTRHLWLGITQKIAYAKALDSKTFELKLTTPYTATLNELSLPRPFRFIAPSAMINNSTKNGIKAPIGSGAWVLKESKLGSYDIFAPNPHFQGKKPEISKLTMKILPDPNSRILAFESGALDILVGKDSLSRENFLRLSKNPKYQTITSNPQGTFHLVINANNQRPTHDINLRQAILESINRQVILEKILLQIDKLAYNLFNPQLEFCSTQPQTPTFNPKSAQDHLLKSTYMQEALNLVYIANNPVQKTIAEAIQNDLNKIGIKIKLNATEPIYFFQRQKNGNFDLIFNETWGNPYDPHSFIASMLAPSHADFAAQKDLNSRKEIEALINTILNQTNPKILQTNYTKLFNLLHQSAIYLPFSHGVVLGIYNKERIKSYQMGAMETEFLFENMEF encoded by the coding sequence TTGTTGCTTTCTCCACTTTTTGGGCGCGAAATTACAAGTGCTTGGGCGGTAAATGCTGGGAATCTCAATCCGCATCTCTATTCACCCAATCAAATGTATGCCCAAATTATGCTTTATCAATCTTTAGTACGTTTTGATGGTGAAAAGTTTATAGGCGAAGTTGCTAAATCCTGGGAAGTCTCTAAAGATGGCAAAACTTACACTTTTTTTCTCAAAGACAACCTCGTATTTTCTGATGGTAGTCCGCTTGATGCCTATGCAATAGAGATAAATTTCAAAGCCATTTTAGAGAATAAAACACGACATTTGTGGCTTGGAATCACACAAAAAATTGCCTATGCCAAAGCACTTGATTCCAAAACTTTTGAACTCAAACTCACAACTCCCTATACTGCCACTCTAAACGAGCTTAGTCTCCCACGCCCTTTTAGATTTATCGCACCAAGTGCAATGATCAATAATTCAACCAAAAATGGCATAAAAGCTCCCATTGGAAGTGGTGCTTGGGTGTTAAAAGAAAGTAAATTAGGATCTTATGATATTTTTGCTCCAAACCCTCATTTTCAAGGCAAGAAACCTGAAATTTCAAAACTCACAATGAAAATCCTGCCCGATCCAAACTCTAGAATCTTAGCCTTTGAAAGTGGTGCATTGGATATTTTAGTGGGCAAAGATTCACTTTCGCGTGAAAATTTCTTACGCCTTAGCAAAAACCCCAAATACCAAACCATCACTTCTAACCCTCAAGGCACTTTTCACCTTGTTATTAATGCTAATAATCAGCGCCCCACTCACGATATTAATTTGCGTCAAGCTATATTAGAATCTATTAATCGCCAAGTGATTTTAGAAAAGATTCTCCTTCAAATTGACAAACTAGCCTATAATCTTTTTAACCCTCAATTAGAATTTTGTAGCACACAGCCACAAACTCCCACTTTTAACCCAAAAAGCGCTCAAGACCACCTCCTAAAAAGCACCTACATGCAAGAAGCCCTTAATCTTGTCTATATCGCAAACAATCCCGTTCAAAAAACAATTGCCGAAGCTATTCAAAATGATTTAAACAAAATTGGAATCAAAATCAAGCTCAATGCCACAGAGCCAATTTACTTTTTCCAAAGACAAAAAAATGGTAATTTTGACTTGATCTTTAATGAAACTTGGGGGAATCCTTATGACCCACATTCTTTTATTGCTTCAATGTTAGCCCCATCTCACGCCGATTTTGCTGCACAAAAAGACTTAAATTCGCGCAAAGAAATAGAAGCACTTATCAATACTATCCTTAACCAAACTAATCCCAAGATTCTCCAAACAAACTACACGAAATTATTTAATCTCTTACACCAAAGTGCGATTTATCTCCCTTTTAGCCATGGAGTAGTGCTTGGAATTTACAACAAAGAGCGCATCAAGTCTTATCAAATGGGTGCTATGGAAACAGAATTTCTATTTGAAAATATGGAATTTTAA
- the argS gene encoding arginine--tRNA ligase, with protein MYYKIKKIVDETLGITSVLEQPRDKKFGHFALPTFSLAKSLKKSPQDIAQDFAKKLELLPEISSLNVVGGYVNFFLSDLFLEQCTQDFLKPKQKNGEKILLEYVSANPTGPLHIGHARGAILGDSLCKIGRYLGYSITTEYYINDAGSQIENLGKSIYFAGRHLFLGDSYELPEGCYKGEYILDLAKEAKECFGVECFKSEEFIEKLSLFGKDKMLEEIKSNLAEAGIVFDNFVSEKELYKQWNDTLKSLESHHGIYEQEGKIWIKSTEFGDEKDRVVVRENGEPTYLAGDIIYHKNKFERKFDRYINIWGADHHGYIQRVKAAVEFLGYNSNQLEILLSQMVALLKGGESYKMSKRAGNFILMKDIIEDVGSDALRLIFLSKRADTHLEFDIEDLKKQDSSNPVYYINYAHARIHTLFAKSNHTLETLQKNFSNLSESLRDLLVLALNLSKTLEDSFIQRNPQKVVEYLRALSSEFHRFYNEEKILNTPNEQTILSVLSVVVQSLNAGLDLLGVKAKKSM; from the coding sequence ATGTATTATAAAATTAAAAAAATTGTCGATGAGACGCTTGGAATTACAAGTGTTTTAGAGCAACCTCGCGATAAGAAGTTTGGGCATTTTGCCCTACCGACTTTTAGTTTGGCAAAAAGCCTTAAGAAATCCCCCCAAGATATTGCCCAAGATTTTGCAAAAAAGCTTGAATTGCTACCAGAAATCTCTAGCCTCAATGTTGTTGGTGGCTATGTTAATTTTTTCTTAAGTGATTTATTTTTGGAGCAATGCACACAAGATTTCTTAAAGCCAAAGCAAAAAAATGGAGAAAAAATCCTCTTGGAATATGTAAGTGCCAATCCCACAGGACCTTTACATATTGGACACGCAAGGGGAGCGATTCTAGGCGATAGCTTATGCAAAATTGGGCGGTATTTGGGTTACTCTATTACAACAGAATATTACATTAATGATGCAGGCTCACAGATTGAAAACCTAGGAAAATCTATTTATTTTGCAGGAAGACACTTATTTTTGGGTGATTCTTATGAATTACCAGAGGGTTGCTATAAAGGCGAATATATTTTGGATTTAGCCAAAGAGGCAAAAGAATGCTTTGGGGTAGAATGTTTTAAAAGTGAAGAATTTATTGAAAAATTAAGCCTTTTTGGCAAGGACAAAATGCTAGAAGAAATCAAAAGCAATCTTGCAGAAGCAGGAATTGTGTTTGATAATTTTGTTAGCGAAAAAGAGCTTTATAAGCAATGGAATGACACACTAAAATCCCTAGAATCACACCATGGCATCTATGAGCAAGAAGGTAAAATTTGGATCAAATCCACAGAGTTTGGCGATGAAAAGGATCGCGTTGTTGTGCGCGAAAATGGTGAGCCAACTTATCTAGCAGGAGATATTATCTATCATAAAAACAAGTTTGAACGCAAATTTGATAGATATATCAATATTTGGGGCGCCGACCATCACGGATATATTCAACGAGTAAAAGCTGCAGTTGAATTTTTGGGCTACAATAGCAATCAACTAGAAATTTTACTCTCCCAAATGGTCGCTTTACTAAAGGGTGGAGAATCTTATAAAATGAGCAAAAGAGCGGGTAATTTTATCTTAATGAAAGACATTATAGAAGATGTTGGTTCAGATGCACTGCGTTTGATTTTTTTAAGTAAAAGAGCCGATACGCATTTGGAATTTGATATTGAAGATCTAAAAAAGCAAGATTCATCCAATCCTGTTTATTATATTAATTACGCACACGCTAGGATTCACACACTTTTTGCAAAATCCAATCACACCTTAGAAACATTACAAAAAAACTTTAGCAATCTTAGTGAATCTTTGCGAGATTTGCTTGTTTTGGCACTCAATCTCTCAAAAACACTTGAAGATTCTTTTATCCAAAGAAATCCCCAAAAAGTCGTAGAGTATTTACGCGCTCTCTCAAGTGAGTTTCATCGATTCTACAATGAAGAAAAAATTCTTAATACTCCTAATGAACAGACAATTCTAAGTGTCTTAAGCGTTGTTGTACAATCGCTTAATGCCGGATTAGATTTGCTTGGAGTTAAAGCCAAAAAAAGTATGTAA
- a CDS encoding globin domain-containing protein: MLDLHTKEIVKSTIPALKQYGEDITKVFYRELFGRYPQVQGMFDMEKQKNGKQPKALAMAILNAASNIDDLEKIRRSVEAIGKTHVSLNVLPEHYPLVGECLLVAIKEVLGEVANDEVIEAWGKAYGEIADFYIHIEEEIYKAQK, from the coding sequence ATGTTAGATTTACACACTAAAGAGATTGTAAAAAGCACGATTCCGGCACTCAAACAATATGGAGAGGATATTACAAAAGTTTTTTATCGTGAGCTTTTTGGTCGTTATCCACAAGTGCAAGGAATGTTTGATATGGAAAAACAAAAAAATGGAAAACAACCCAAGGCTTTGGCAATGGCGATTTTAAATGCGGCTAGTAATATTGATGATCTAGAAAAGATTCGTCGTTCTGTAGAAGCTATTGGAAAAACTCATGTGAGTTTAAATGTTTTGCCCGAACATTATCCGCTTGTGGGGGAGTGTTTGCTAGTGGCTATCAAAGAGGTGTTAGGTGAAGTTGCTAATGATGAGGTAATTGAGGCTTGGGGAAAAGCTTATGGCGAAATTGCAGATTTTTATATTCATATAGAAGAAGAAATATATAAAGCACAAAAATAA
- a CDS encoding ComEA family DNA-binding protein, translating into MKLLVALFLALSFLFGAVDLNKASKEELMSIKGIGEAKAQAIIDYREKTPFYSIDDLENVKGFGAKTIQKIRKELVVETAKEQ; encoded by the coding sequence ATGAAACTACTTGTTGCACTCTTTTTGGCTCTATCTTTTTTATTTGGAGCTGTTGATTTAAATAAAGCAAGCAAAGAGGAGCTTATGAGCATCAAAGGAATCGGTGAAGCAAAAGCACAAGCTATTATTGATTATCGTGAAAAAACGCCTTTTTATTCTATTGATGATCTAGAAAATGTCAAAGGATTTGGAGCAAAAACGATTCAAAAAATTCGCAAGGAACTCGTAGTAGAGACAGCTAAAGAACAATAA
- a CDS encoding ABC transporter permease subunit, whose product MLLFLCKRILLLIPILLAVSFIVFGILRLSPIDPAFAYLTQSQIPPTKEALEATRIELGLNLPFFEQYFLWLKNLLNLDFGISYVTKRPVLEDILYYLPTTLNLALLSMLVVIFFGVFLGMLGAVKKGSWVDKSLSIFAFFGVSIPSFWFGFLLIYLFTLKLGILSPYDDFSLKSYILPVITLSLMSIAINMRLVRVSYLEHQSQRSVLYAYARNLPKQTIQKHILKNSLLPIVTSLGMHFGEILGGAVVVEILFGLPGFGRYAVSAIYSHDYPVIQAFMIVMVVIFVFLNLLVDILLAYLNPKIRYENA is encoded by the coding sequence ATGCTTCTATTTCTTTGCAAAAGAATCCTACTTTTAATCCCCATTTTGTTAGCCGTTTCCTTTATTGTTTTTGGGATCTTGCGCTTAAGTCCTATTGATCCTGCTTTTGCCTACCTTACACAATCCCAGATTCCACCCACCAAAGAAGCCCTAGAAGCCACTCGAATCGAGCTTGGCTTAAATCTACCTTTCTTTGAGCAATATTTTCTTTGGCTAAAAAATCTCTTAAACTTAGATTTTGGAATCTCCTATGTTACCAAACGCCCCGTGCTAGAAGACATTCTATATTATCTCCCCACTACTCTAAATTTAGCTTTGCTTTCTATGCTTGTTGTAATATTTTTTGGGGTTTTCTTAGGTATGCTTGGCGCAGTCAAAAAAGGAAGTTGGGTAGATAAAAGCTTGAGTATTTTTGCTTTTTTTGGCGTATCAATACCAAGCTTTTGGTTTGGATTTTTGCTAATCTATCTCTTTACTTTAAAGCTAGGGATTCTCTCTCCCTATGATGATTTTTCACTCAAAAGTTATATTCTCCCTGTCATTACCCTAAGCCTAATGTCTATTGCCATTAATATGCGCTTAGTGCGTGTAAGCTATCTAGAGCACCAAAGCCAAAGAAGCGTGTTATATGCTTATGCGAGAAATCTACCTAAACAAACCATTCAAAAACACATCTTAAAAAATTCTCTACTCCCTATTGTTACTTCCTTGGGTATGCACTTTGGAGAGATTTTAGGTGGAGCAGTGGTTGTGGAGATTCTCTTTGGTTTGCCAGGCTTTGGACGATATGCAGTGAGTGCAATTTACAGCCACGATTACCCAGTGATTCAAGCCTTTATGATTGTTATGGTGGTTATTTTTGTATTTTTAAATCTCTTAGTAGATATTCTCCTTGCCTATCTTAATCCAAAAATCCGCTATGAGAATGCCTAA
- a CDS encoding ATP-binding cassette domain-containing protein: MIRLQDFNLFSNKKQILHHLNLNLKNNQRVALLGESGSGKSLLARAILGLLPQDFTSSGTLQSDEKFGVILQNPASCFDSIFTLRQHFLETLKAHHLSALKEDSWGLKEVGLTQDILDSYPFELSGGTLQRLMIALSICIQPSFIIADEMTSNLDCLGTLKISSLLLSLQKKMGFGLLFITHDLSLAAKMAETIIVLHQGTIIEQGHKNQILTNPKHQKTQELLRENQKLLNTPWGDFRGKIT; the protein is encoded by the coding sequence ATGATAAGACTTCAAGATTTTAACCTTTTTTCTAACAAAAAACAAATATTGCACCACCTAAATCTAAATCTCAAAAATAACCAAAGAGTCGCTCTCTTAGGCGAGAGTGGAAGCGGAAAAAGTCTTCTAGCAAGGGCTATTTTGGGACTTTTACCCCAAGACTTTACAAGCTCTGGCACTCTCCAAAGTGATGAAAAATTTGGAGTAATTTTGCAAAATCCTGCAAGTTGCTTTGATTCAATTTTTACTTTAAGGCAACATTTTTTAGAAACACTCAAAGCTCACCATCTAAGCGCTTTAAAAGAAGATTCTTGGGGGCTAAAGGAGGTGGGATTAACTCAAGATATTTTAGATTCTTATCCTTTTGAACTAAGTGGCGGAACACTTCAGCGACTAATGATTGCACTTAGTATTTGCATTCAACCTAGCTTTATTATCGCAGATGAAATGACGAGCAATTTAGACTGCTTAGGCACACTGAAAATCTCTAGTCTCTTGCTTTCTTTGCAAAAAAAAATGGGTTTTGGACTGCTTTTTATCACTCATGACCTTTCATTAGCAGCCAAAATGGCAGAAACAATCATCGTGCTTCATCAAGGAACAATTATTGAACAAGGGCATAAGAATCAAATTTTAACCAACCCAAAGCACCAAAAAACACAAGAGTTGCTAAGAGAGAATCAAAAACTTCTAAACACACCTTGGGGGGATTTTCGTGGAAAAATTACTTGA
- the nikC gene encoding nickel ABC transporter permease subunit NikC yields the protein MRLKIALFLALCWIFVALFAPWIFPYDPTLGDLEQKFLSPSAQHWLGTDHLGRDILSRLGYGARISLFSVFVISLLIALSSFIIGIIAGYKGGFIDSVLMRICDVFLTFPTFILALFFIAIFGVGITNVILAIVLTHWAWYARMIRSITLEAKTQNHIQAAKMLGGNDFMIIIKHILPVVFLQMIILITLDFGHMLLHISGLSFLGLGVQAPMPEWGVMIQDSAPYIMEHPILMLYPGLCIFISVAIFNTLGEALRDKYSLQMEKQ from the coding sequence ATGCGCTTAAAAATTGCTCTTTTTCTTGCTTTGTGTTGGATTTTTGTTGCTCTCTTTGCGCCTTGGATTTTTCCTTATGACCCTACTCTTGGAGATTTAGAGCAGAAATTCCTATCTCCTTCTGCGCAACATTGGCTAGGCACAGATCATTTAGGTAGAGATATTTTAAGCCGTTTGGGCTATGGAGCTAGAATCTCCCTTTTTAGTGTTTTTGTGATTTCTTTACTAATTGCTTTGAGTTCTTTTATTATTGGTATTATTGCTGGATATAAGGGTGGTTTTATTGATAGCGTTTTAATGCGGATTTGCGATGTATTTTTGACTTTTCCTACTTTTATTTTAGCGCTTTTTTTCATTGCCATTTTTGGGGTTGGAATCACCAATGTTATTTTAGCCATTGTGCTTACACATTGGGCTTGGTATGCTAGAATGATAAGAAGTATCACGCTTGAAGCAAAAACCCAAAACCATATTCAAGCTGCCAAAATGCTTGGAGGTAATGATTTTATGATTATCATAAAACACATTTTGCCTGTGGTATTTTTACAAATGATTATTCTTATTACACTTGATTTTGGGCATATGCTTTTACATATTTCAGGACTTTCTTTTTTGGGACTTGGTGTGCAAGCGCCTATGCCTGAATGGGGAGTGATGATTCAAGATTCTGCGCCTTATATTATGGAACATCCTATTTTAATGCTTTATCCAGGGCTTTGCATTTTTATTTCTGTGGCTATTTTTAACACTTTAGGGGAAGCCTTAAGAGATAAATATTCGCTCCAAATGGAAAAACAATGA
- a CDS encoding ATP-binding cassette domain-containing protein: MEKLLEVKNLTQSYKKGNFFSQSKQEVILENINFSLTQGKNLGILGENGAGKSSLVRILLGLEKAKSGEVKILGKKYFEGSDQEIRQNIQGIFQDPQSSLNPRWSARECILEGLKNYHCITNKKQQSEELAKFVEINPLDLDKKSLYFSGGEQQRIAIARAIALKPKILILDEAFSNLDAHLQMQMIENLKKIQQDFALTLIVISHDLRVILQLCQEIILLKKGKIIFQASKQEGIQDAILRDKTGVFREFLEASFQNTFLQVEL, from the coding sequence GTGGAAAAATTACTTGAAGTCAAAAACCTAACTCAAAGCTACAAAAAAGGGAATTTTTTTTCTCAATCAAAACAAGAGGTGATTTTAGAAAATATTAACTTCTCGCTGACACAAGGAAAGAATCTAGGCATATTAGGCGAAAATGGTGCTGGAAAATCAAGCTTGGTGAGAATCTTGCTAGGATTGGAAAAGGCTAAGAGCGGAGAAGTTAAGATTTTGGGCAAAAAATATTTTGAAGGTTCAGATCAAGAGATTCGCCAAAATATACAAGGTATCTTTCAAGATCCTCAAAGCTCTCTTAATCCCAGATGGAGTGCAAGAGAATGTATTTTAGAGGGATTAAAAAATTATCATTGCATTACAAACAAAAAACAACAAAGCGAGGAATTAGCAAAGTTTGTAGAAATAAACCCCCTTGATCTTGATAAAAAAAGTCTCTATTTTAGCGGTGGTGAGCAACAAAGAATCGCTATTGCACGCGCCATAGCCCTAAAACCTAAAATTCTCATTTTAGATGAAGCTTTTTCTAATCTTGATGCGCATTTACAAATGCAAATGATAGAGAATCTCAAAAAAATTCAACAAGATTTCGCTCTAACTTTGATTGTTATCTCCCATGATTTAAGGGTTATTTTGCAGTTATGTCAAGAAATTATTTTGCTTAAAAAAGGAAAAATTATATTCCAAGCCTCTAAGCAAGAAGGCATTCAAGATGCAATTTTGCGCGATAAAACGGGTGTTTTTAGAGAGTTTTTAGAAGCAAGTTTTCAAAATACCTTTTTGCAAGTGGAATTATGA
- a CDS encoding twin-arginine translocase TatA/TatE family subunit has protein sequence MGPSVQQLLIILLIIIVLFGAKKIPDLAKGLGSGIKNFKKAIKEDEENADIKTTEAKPDKIQNDSNTKETTASTNQNETTKV, from the coding sequence ATGGGACCAAGTGTTCAGCAATTATTAATCATTTTGTTAATTATTATTGTGTTATTTGGAGCTAAGAAGATTCCAGATTTAGCAAAGGGTTTGGGTTCAGGTATCAAGAACTTCAAAAAAGCAATCAAAGAAGATGAAGAAAATGCAGACATCAAGACTACAGAAGCCAAACCAGACAAAATTCAAAATGATTCTAACACAAAAGAAACAACCGCTTCCACAAACCAAAACGAAACTACAAAAGTTTAA